The Solea senegalensis isolate Sse05_10M linkage group LG4, IFAPA_SoseM_1, whole genome shotgun sequence genome includes a region encoding these proteins:
- the LOC122768683 gene encoding synaptotagmin-2 isoform X1 produces the protein MKFNLFRKPQPVTPTEPTGGATTMTMAPTQALISTTALDTSGSNNTEISKNDMFEEIKSKFLNEIEKIPLPPWALIAIAVVAALLILTCCFCIIKKCCCKKKKNKKGKKGKDGFNMKNMQGGEKPQDDDDDEGETGLTEEEKEEEEKEIEKLGKLQYSIEYDFENTKLTVGILQAADLMSMDSGGTSDPYVKVHLFPDKKKKYDTKVHKKTLNPVFNETFVFKQVPYEELGGKTLVMSVYDYDRFSKHDVIGEVKIPMNTIDLGRPIEEWKDLESADQEEPEKLGDICISLRYVPTAGKLTVCILEAKNLKKMDACGLSDPYVKIQLLQGGKRLKKKKTTVKKNTLNPYYNESFSFEIPLEQMQKILVAVTVFDYDKIGKNDAIGKIFVGSKATGLGLKHWSDMLANPRRPIAQWHPLQPEEDIDGQLASLAAKK, from the exons ATGAAGTTCAACTTGTTCAGAAAACCCCAGCCTGTGACGCCCACTGAGCCCACTGGCGGCGCCACCACCATGACCATGGCTCCCACCCAGGCTCTCATCTCCACCACAGCACTGGACACTTCTGGCTCCAACAACACAGAGATCAGCAAAAATGACATGTTCGAAGAAATCAAGAGTAAATTCTTGAATGAAATTGAGAAAATCCCAC TGCCTCCATGGGCTCTGATTGCCATTGCAGTGGTGGCTGCATTACTCATCCTCACCTGCTGCTTCTGTATAATCAAAAAATGCTGctgcaagaagaagaaaaacaagaaagggaAGAAGGGCAAGGACGGCTTcaacatgaagaacatgcaGGGTGGCGAG AAACCCCAggatgacgacgatgacgagGGAGAGACCGGACTGactgaggaagagaaagaggaagaagagaaagagatcGAGAAACTGGGGAAGCTGCAGTACTCTATAGAGTATGACTTTGAGAACACAAAG CTCACAGTTGGCATCCTTCAAGCTGCAGACCTCATGTCTATGGACTCGGGAGGAACTTCTGATCCGTACGTCAAAGTCCATCTCTTCcctgacaagaagaagaagtacgACACCAAAGTGCATAAGAAGACTCTGAACCCTGTCTTCAATGAGACGTTTGTATTCAAG caGGTACCCTATGAGGAGCTCGGGGGCAAGACACTGGTGATGTCCGTGTACGACTACGACCGATTTTCCAAACACGACGTCATTGGAGAGGTGAAGATTCCGATGAACACCATCGACCTTGGACGACCCATCGAGGAGTGGAAGGATTTGGAAAGCGCCGACCAAGAGgag CCTGAGAAACTCGGAGACATCTGCATCTCGCTCCGTTACGTCCCCACTGCTGGAAAACTCACCGTCTGTATCCTGGAGGCTAAGAATCTGAAGAAGATGGATGCCTGTGGATTATCTG ATCCCTATGTGAAGATCCAGCTGCTGCAGGGAGGAAAGcgtctgaagaagaagaagacgacggtGAAGAAGAACACCTTAAACCCGTACTACAACGAATCCTTCAGTTTTGAGATCCCTCTAGAACAGATGCAG AAAATCTTGGTGGCAGTCACAGTGTTTGATTACGACAAAATTGGTAAGAACGACGCCATCGGCAAGATCTTCGTGGGCAGCAAGGCGACTGGCTTAGGTCTGAAGCACTGGTCTGACATGTTGGCTAACCCACGCCGTCCCATTGCCCAGTGGCATCCATTGCAACCAGAAGAAGACATTGATGGTCAGCTGGCGTCTTTGGCTGCGAAGAAGTAA
- the LOC122768683 gene encoding synaptotagmin-2 isoform X2, protein MKFNLFRKPQPVTPTEPTGGATTMTMAPTQALISTTALDTSGSNNTEISKNDMFEEIKSKFLNEIEKIPLPPWALIAIAVVAALLILTCCFCIIKKCCCKKKKNKKGKKGKDGFNMKNMQGGEKPQDDDDDEGETGLTEEEKEEEEKEIEKLGKLQYSIEYDFENTKLTVGILQAADLMSMDSGGTSDPYVKVHLFPDKKKKYDTKVHKKTLNPVFNETFVFKVPYEELGGKTLVMSVYDYDRFSKHDVIGEVKIPMNTIDLGRPIEEWKDLESADQEEPEKLGDICISLRYVPTAGKLTVCILEAKNLKKMDACGLSDPYVKIQLLQGGKRLKKKKTTVKKNTLNPYYNESFSFEIPLEQMQKILVAVTVFDYDKIGKNDAIGKIFVGSKATGLGLKHWSDMLANPRRPIAQWHPLQPEEDIDGQLASLAAKK, encoded by the exons ATGAAGTTCAACTTGTTCAGAAAACCCCAGCCTGTGACGCCCACTGAGCCCACTGGCGGCGCCACCACCATGACCATGGCTCCCACCCAGGCTCTCATCTCCACCACAGCACTGGACACTTCTGGCTCCAACAACACAGAGATCAGCAAAAATGACATGTTCGAAGAAATCAAGAGTAAATTCTTGAATGAAATTGAGAAAATCCCAC TGCCTCCATGGGCTCTGATTGCCATTGCAGTGGTGGCTGCATTACTCATCCTCACCTGCTGCTTCTGTATAATCAAAAAATGCTGctgcaagaagaagaaaaacaagaaagggaAGAAGGGCAAGGACGGCTTcaacatgaagaacatgcaGGGTGGCGAG AAACCCCAggatgacgacgatgacgagGGAGAGACCGGACTGactgaggaagagaaagaggaagaagagaaagagatcGAGAAACTGGGGAAGCTGCAGTACTCTATAGAGTATGACTTTGAGAACACAAAG CTCACAGTTGGCATCCTTCAAGCTGCAGACCTCATGTCTATGGACTCGGGAGGAACTTCTGATCCGTACGTCAAAGTCCATCTCTTCcctgacaagaagaagaagtacgACACCAAAGTGCATAAGAAGACTCTGAACCCTGTCTTCAATGAGACGTTTGTATTCAAG GTACCCTATGAGGAGCTCGGGGGCAAGACACTGGTGATGTCCGTGTACGACTACGACCGATTTTCCAAACACGACGTCATTGGAGAGGTGAAGATTCCGATGAACACCATCGACCTTGGACGACCCATCGAGGAGTGGAAGGATTTGGAAAGCGCCGACCAAGAGgag CCTGAGAAACTCGGAGACATCTGCATCTCGCTCCGTTACGTCCCCACTGCTGGAAAACTCACCGTCTGTATCCTGGAGGCTAAGAATCTGAAGAAGATGGATGCCTGTGGATTATCTG ATCCCTATGTGAAGATCCAGCTGCTGCAGGGAGGAAAGcgtctgaagaagaagaagacgacggtGAAGAAGAACACCTTAAACCCGTACTACAACGAATCCTTCAGTTTTGAGATCCCTCTAGAACAGATGCAG AAAATCTTGGTGGCAGTCACAGTGTTTGATTACGACAAAATTGGTAAGAACGACGCCATCGGCAAGATCTTCGTGGGCAGCAAGGCGACTGGCTTAGGTCTGAAGCACTGGTCTGACATGTTGGCTAACCCACGCCGTCCCATTGCCCAGTGGCATCCATTGCAACCAGAAGAAGACATTGATGGTCAGCTGGCGTCTTTGGCTGCGAAGAAGTAA
- the LOC122768683 gene encoding synaptotagmin-2 isoform X3: protein MKFNLFRKPQPVTPTEPTGGATTMTMAPTQALISTTALDTSGSNNTEISKNDMFEEIKSKFLNEIEKIPLPPWALIAIAVVAALLILTCCFCIIKKCCCKKKKNKKGKKGKDGFNMKNMQGGEDDDDDEGETGLTEEEKEEEEKEIEKLGKLQYSIEYDFENTKLTVGILQAADLMSMDSGGTSDPYVKVHLFPDKKKKYDTKVHKKTLNPVFNETFVFKQVPYEELGGKTLVMSVYDYDRFSKHDVIGEVKIPMNTIDLGRPIEEWKDLESADQEEPEKLGDICISLRYVPTAGKLTVCILEAKNLKKMDACGLSDPYVKIQLLQGGKRLKKKKTTVKKNTLNPYYNESFSFEIPLEQMQKILVAVTVFDYDKIGKNDAIGKIFVGSKATGLGLKHWSDMLANPRRPIAQWHPLQPEEDIDGQLASLAAKK from the exons ATGAAGTTCAACTTGTTCAGAAAACCCCAGCCTGTGACGCCCACTGAGCCCACTGGCGGCGCCACCACCATGACCATGGCTCCCACCCAGGCTCTCATCTCCACCACAGCACTGGACACTTCTGGCTCCAACAACACAGAGATCAGCAAAAATGACATGTTCGAAGAAATCAAGAGTAAATTCTTGAATGAAATTGAGAAAATCCCAC TGCCTCCATGGGCTCTGATTGCCATTGCAGTGGTGGCTGCATTACTCATCCTCACCTGCTGCTTCTGTATAATCAAAAAATGCTGctgcaagaagaagaaaaacaagaaagggaAGAAGGGCAAGGACGGCTTcaacatgaagaacatgcaGGGTGGCGAG gatgacgacgatgacgagGGAGAGACCGGACTGactgaggaagagaaagaggaagaagagaaagagatcGAGAAACTGGGGAAGCTGCAGTACTCTATAGAGTATGACTTTGAGAACACAAAG CTCACAGTTGGCATCCTTCAAGCTGCAGACCTCATGTCTATGGACTCGGGAGGAACTTCTGATCCGTACGTCAAAGTCCATCTCTTCcctgacaagaagaagaagtacgACACCAAAGTGCATAAGAAGACTCTGAACCCTGTCTTCAATGAGACGTTTGTATTCAAG caGGTACCCTATGAGGAGCTCGGGGGCAAGACACTGGTGATGTCCGTGTACGACTACGACCGATTTTCCAAACACGACGTCATTGGAGAGGTGAAGATTCCGATGAACACCATCGACCTTGGACGACCCATCGAGGAGTGGAAGGATTTGGAAAGCGCCGACCAAGAGgag CCTGAGAAACTCGGAGACATCTGCATCTCGCTCCGTTACGTCCCCACTGCTGGAAAACTCACCGTCTGTATCCTGGAGGCTAAGAATCTGAAGAAGATGGATGCCTGTGGATTATCTG ATCCCTATGTGAAGATCCAGCTGCTGCAGGGAGGAAAGcgtctgaagaagaagaagacgacggtGAAGAAGAACACCTTAAACCCGTACTACAACGAATCCTTCAGTTTTGAGATCCCTCTAGAACAGATGCAG AAAATCTTGGTGGCAGTCACAGTGTTTGATTACGACAAAATTGGTAAGAACGACGCCATCGGCAAGATCTTCGTGGGCAGCAAGGCGACTGGCTTAGGTCTGAAGCACTGGTCTGACATGTTGGCTAACCCACGCCGTCCCATTGCCCAGTGGCATCCATTGCAACCAGAAGAAGACATTGATGGTCAGCTGGCGTCTTTGGCTGCGAAGAAGTAA
- the LOC122768683 gene encoding synaptotagmin-2 isoform X4, with the protein MKFNLFRKPQPVTPTEPTGGATTMTMAPTQALISTTALDTSGSNNTEISKNDMFEEIKSKFLNEIEKIPLPPWALIAIAVVAALLILTCCFCIIKKCCCKKKKNKKGKKGKDGFNMKNMQGGEDDDDDEGETGLTEEEKEEEEKEIEKLGKLQYSIEYDFENTKLTVGILQAADLMSMDSGGTSDPYVKVHLFPDKKKKYDTKVHKKTLNPVFNETFVFKVPYEELGGKTLVMSVYDYDRFSKHDVIGEVKIPMNTIDLGRPIEEWKDLESADQEEPEKLGDICISLRYVPTAGKLTVCILEAKNLKKMDACGLSDPYVKIQLLQGGKRLKKKKTTVKKNTLNPYYNESFSFEIPLEQMQKILVAVTVFDYDKIGKNDAIGKIFVGSKATGLGLKHWSDMLANPRRPIAQWHPLQPEEDIDGQLASLAAKK; encoded by the exons ATGAAGTTCAACTTGTTCAGAAAACCCCAGCCTGTGACGCCCACTGAGCCCACTGGCGGCGCCACCACCATGACCATGGCTCCCACCCAGGCTCTCATCTCCACCACAGCACTGGACACTTCTGGCTCCAACAACACAGAGATCAGCAAAAATGACATGTTCGAAGAAATCAAGAGTAAATTCTTGAATGAAATTGAGAAAATCCCAC TGCCTCCATGGGCTCTGATTGCCATTGCAGTGGTGGCTGCATTACTCATCCTCACCTGCTGCTTCTGTATAATCAAAAAATGCTGctgcaagaagaagaaaaacaagaaagggaAGAAGGGCAAGGACGGCTTcaacatgaagaacatgcaGGGTGGCGAG gatgacgacgatgacgagGGAGAGACCGGACTGactgaggaagagaaagaggaagaagagaaagagatcGAGAAACTGGGGAAGCTGCAGTACTCTATAGAGTATGACTTTGAGAACACAAAG CTCACAGTTGGCATCCTTCAAGCTGCAGACCTCATGTCTATGGACTCGGGAGGAACTTCTGATCCGTACGTCAAAGTCCATCTCTTCcctgacaagaagaagaagtacgACACCAAAGTGCATAAGAAGACTCTGAACCCTGTCTTCAATGAGACGTTTGTATTCAAG GTACCCTATGAGGAGCTCGGGGGCAAGACACTGGTGATGTCCGTGTACGACTACGACCGATTTTCCAAACACGACGTCATTGGAGAGGTGAAGATTCCGATGAACACCATCGACCTTGGACGACCCATCGAGGAGTGGAAGGATTTGGAAAGCGCCGACCAAGAGgag CCTGAGAAACTCGGAGACATCTGCATCTCGCTCCGTTACGTCCCCACTGCTGGAAAACTCACCGTCTGTATCCTGGAGGCTAAGAATCTGAAGAAGATGGATGCCTGTGGATTATCTG ATCCCTATGTGAAGATCCAGCTGCTGCAGGGAGGAAAGcgtctgaagaagaagaagacgacggtGAAGAAGAACACCTTAAACCCGTACTACAACGAATCCTTCAGTTTTGAGATCCCTCTAGAACAGATGCAG AAAATCTTGGTGGCAGTCACAGTGTTTGATTACGACAAAATTGGTAAGAACGACGCCATCGGCAAGATCTTCGTGGGCAGCAAGGCGACTGGCTTAGGTCTGAAGCACTGGTCTGACATGTTGGCTAACCCACGCCGTCCCATTGCCCAGTGGCATCCATTGCAACCAGAAGAAGACATTGATGGTCAGCTGGCGTCTTTGGCTGCGAAGAAGTAA
- the LOC122768855 gene encoding protein phosphatase 1 regulatory subunit 12B-like isoform X1, with the protein MTITLERCFDFNTLDHSSAACTSRAMSSLLSHNKDQPHIKKTLSDSAPTSSTATSRSLRHERLSRLSSSGSSDVSSDTATNHAESYFLRRENRLSARKKAEEETQNDYKKMYEKALSSNQRLKSRLETSKQELVMIQDQLQRAQKGNLRDCGSTMLEAEKKENVNLKKEIKDMEEQLKVKAELKMENQRLKDENGALIRVITKLSK; encoded by the exons ATGACAATCACACTTGAGAGATGCTTTGA tTTCAATACTTTGGACCACTCGTCAGCTGCATGCACCTCCAGAGCGATGTCATCTCTACTTTCTCACAACAAAGATCAGCCACACATTAAAAAGACGCTTTCTGACTCTGCTCCAACTTCATCCACTGCCACCAGCAGGAGCCTGAGG catGAGAGACTATCTAG ATTGAGTTCCTCTGGATCATCCGATGTTTCCAGTGACACAGCAACAAATCATGCTGAATCCTACTTCCTACGGAGAGAGAACCGTCTGTCTGCGAGGAAAAAGGCAGaagaagagacacaaaatgactatAAAAAG ATGTATGAAAAGGCTCTGAGCAGCAATCAGAGGCTCAAATCCAGGCTGGAAACAAGTAAACAGGAACTTGTCATGATTCAGGACCAGCTGCAGAGAGCTCAG AAGGGAAATCTAAGAGACTGCGGCTCCACCATGCTCGAGGCAGAAAAAAAG GAAAATGTGAATCTTAAAAAGGAGATAAAAGATATGGAAGAGCAGTTGAAG gtTAAAGCGgagctgaagatggagaaccAGAGACTGAAGGATGAAAATGGAGCTTTAATCCGTGTCATCACCAAACTGTCcaagtga
- the LOC122768855 gene encoding protein phosphatase 1 regulatory subunit 12B-like isoform X2 has product MTITLERCFDFNTLDHSSAACTSRAMSSLLSHNKDQPHIKKTLSDSAPTSSTATSRSLRHERLSRLSSSGSSDVSSDTATNHAESYFLRRENRLSARKKAEEETQNDYKKMYEKALSSNQRLKSRLETSKQELVMIQDQLQRAQKGNLRDCGSTMLEAEKKGKCES; this is encoded by the exons ATGACAATCACACTTGAGAGATGCTTTGA tTTCAATACTTTGGACCACTCGTCAGCTGCATGCACCTCCAGAGCGATGTCATCTCTACTTTCTCACAACAAAGATCAGCCACACATTAAAAAGACGCTTTCTGACTCTGCTCCAACTTCATCCACTGCCACCAGCAGGAGCCTGAGG catGAGAGACTATCTAG ATTGAGTTCCTCTGGATCATCCGATGTTTCCAGTGACACAGCAACAAATCATGCTGAATCCTACTTCCTACGGAGAGAGAACCGTCTGTCTGCGAGGAAAAAGGCAGaagaagagacacaaaatgactatAAAAAG ATGTATGAAAAGGCTCTGAGCAGCAATCAGAGGCTCAAATCCAGGCTGGAAACAAGTAAACAGGAACTTGTCATGATTCAGGACCAGCTGCAGAGAGCTCAG AAGGGAAATCTAAGAGACTGCGGCTCCACCATGCTCGAGGCAGAAAAAAA AGGAAAATGTGAATCTTAA